Within Rhododendron vialii isolate Sample 1 chromosome 12a, ASM3025357v1, the genomic segment AAATCAACATTAGTCAATGGAAATGAAATGGATCTGTCGAAGACAAAGTTTACCAGACTAACACATTCATTCCATTTTGAGTATCCTCATTGATCGAGCGCACTATCCGCACATGCTTAGGGTCAAGCTGAATTTGTTGCACGCCATGAGCTTATCGAGCTGAGTCGTAACTCGTACTCAAGCTCGTTTTGAAGCTTCACAAGCCTAAAAAGATAATAATTTAAGCTTGGTTTATTTGGAGAGCAAATAGGTCACGGAGGCTCTTTTAATAAGCCGAACACGATTTTAAACTCGAGTAATTTGATTCATTTTCAGGCTGTCAGCATAAGAAAGGTCACGAAGTCATGCGGAGTAAACCATAATATCTCAATAATGGGGATCAACAAAAATGATTGAACCATATCCAATTAACCATCTGCACAGTGAACATCTTCAGTAACTTGGTTTCCCACCAGCCCACCACCATCAGAACTTCAGAGGAGAATCATCAATAATGTTAGCTGGTACACGAAGATATTTCTCACCcttttcatttaattttattGTCTGTGGTTTTGCTAAAGGAAAggggaaaaaccaaaaattgccATATCTAGGAGTCTACGGTTTTAACCCTGTGAATAATTGTTGTATGTGTCTGAGATAAAAACAAAAGGGCAGAAAGAATGACAATACTACTAAAAAACAACTGTCCGAAAGGCTTTAGCCCAGTTGGCATCTCCTAGCTCTCATTTTGTGGGAGACCAGGGTTGGGAAAATATTTTGcgtcgaaacaaacagagccttaatgtAAGTCATGAAAAACTATATCCTCCAAATGCTTATCTTGCATtatatataatcaaatttaattctTTGCATTCCCATCCATACAGCCATACTTCAAGGGTGAGTTCTATCAAAGGGTTTGTATCATTGGTATCAGAACCAAACACTACGTCGAGAGTATGGGCTTGGTCGCACCTGTGCAAGTATGGGATTGTAAGGGTGCGTCTTTGCAGTTCGACTCCCGGAGGGGGCGACCTATTGATTGGACGAGAGTTCCATGCCAATAGAGTGATGGGCCGCCGACTGTGGAGCGTGGTGGTATGTTACGATCCTAATGTCCTACATCGGCTAAGTATGGGCTACCGTTAACCATCACAAATTTATGATCTAATCCAACATAACAAAGTAGGTACCTTGTTAACCATCCATACAGCCATGCTAGACTAGAGTTGTCcagttaaaaattaaattaaccaATACGAAGCTAAACGATTCATCATCTAGCTAAGGGGTTGGAAACATCTTTAGCTTTCCTAAAGCCAAGCAACATTGGCCCCACCATTTTGAACCCTATTTGCTTGCAAGTCATTCAACATTTTGATTTGGCAACGTGGTTATCCATTTACTCCATTGGTCGGAGACTCGGAGGCCTCAACTACATCAATGAGTACTGCAACTCATTGAACATTTTGATTTGGCAACGTGGTTCTCCATTTACTCCATTGGTTGGAGGCTCGGAGGCCTCAACCACATCGATGGGTATTGCAACTCATTGAACATTTTGATTTGGCAACGTGGTTCTCCCTTTACTCCATTGGTCGGAGACTCGTAGGCCTCAACCACATCGATGAGTACTGCAACTCATTGAACATTTTGATTTGGCAACGTGGTTCTCCGTTTACTCCATTGTTTGGAGACTCGGAGGCCTCAACCACATCGATGAGTACGGCAACTCATTGAACATTTTGATTTGGCAACGTGGTTCTCCGTTTACTCCATTGGTCGGAGACTCGGAGGCCCCAACTACATCGATGAGTACTGCAACTCATTGAACATTTTGATTTACCAACGTGGTTCTCCATTGGTTGGAgactggggggggggggggggggggggggggggggtggggtggagTGGTTGCGTATTAAATTCTTGCACGAAAGGATCATCGGGCATCTCATGAGTGATAAGTCGTCAAGATGGCAACAAGCAGTGATTATCCAACATTGACTCCTGATTGGGAAGAACGAATGCGACCTTAACGCTAGCCCACCTGGCTTTAAGAATGCCAAAAGTCCTCTCAACAACATTACGTGCTGAAGCATGCTTTGTGTTGAAAAACTCTTGGGGGTAGTAGGGGCTAGTCCCATCAGATAGGGGGATATGAGAATCCCATGGGACTCCTAATCCAACCCacgaaaatcaaaccaaacatgttttttttggggGCCAGACCACCTTATTAATTCTATCCCACGGCCCAATCCGGTTATCAAACAGGGCCCGAGTGTGTGTAACTTTGTGTGCATCACTGTTTTAATCCCACCTAAGATAGGTGTGTTTTTGCTTCGGTCAGAATAGATTCAAAATCCATCAACAAACTGAGGCCAACCAACAGCAAAACCACTTATACCAAGTAAAATAGCATAAGGCCCAAAACCATCTTCGCAATGAGTAAACAGGTTATCAAATTCCAGGCTTCTAGCCCTTGGATTGAACATTTACATGCTTTTGTTTGCCAACAGAGAGAACCAATTAGTCTCGGGGAAAATGCAGTATGCATAGTTATCGCGCGGCAGAAAATTCCAACCCACGGTTTCTGCTAAATTAAACATTACAACACGATAAACATTACAACCAATCTAGATCATCAAATACCTTACCAGCTAAATCGAGAACAGGAATAAATCAGACGACTTCAATTTCCCAAGAAAATTCCAGTATCCAAGCTACATACATATGATTCATTTCAGACTAGTGTCTGTTATGTTCTTCGATGACCCCACTGGTCCAATCTCCAAAGACCTTCCAATCAGCTGAGGTGAAGAACATGACCCAATTTTCCTCAACTTCCCTGGATAATCCTTTCCTGAAGTACCCTTTGAAGAAAGATTCTTTCTGACACGGTTTCGGGTGAGTGAGAACATAGTGTTGCGAGAAGGAGCATGCAAAGCCCCTTCAATACAATCACCCGCTTGTGTGCAACCCCAGGGCCTGGAAGGCCCATCTTCACCAAAATGCCTGTGTCTCGGGAAATTATTCCTTAGCTTGGAATATACCCGCTGATCTGGAAAATTTTCCTCCTCTAATCTCATACAGATAGGACAAGGTGGGTCATTTTTGCGTGCCTTAGGGATTGTTTGGTCCAAACATTCTGCGTGGAAAACGTGACGACACGAAAGTACTCCTGCAACTGGCATATCCCCGCTTTTCACGATCCGACGAGAACTCCAAGGGGATCTCTGTGAAAGAAACCTCTCACACAATCCGCATTTAAAAGTGCTTGCCTGATTACACAATCGACTGACAGAATCAGATTCCAATGGCTCAGAACAATCGGTGAAATCAATACTGCCACTAGCACTGCTTAAGCGATGTGTATCTCTACGTAGCGTGGAAGCATCAAACTCTGGAAAGGAGGCGACTGTGTTGTTAGTAACTTCTCTTGGAGGTGTTTCAGATGGAAAGGAGAGGGGATGAATGGCTTTTGACATAGTAAAGCAACGGTGACTTGATAAGTTACGATGAGAGGAGTGTGACTTTGCCATCCGCTCATAATCACTGCTGTCTGATGCGGATGAAGTAGAGCCCACACTATCTTGAACCGCTGATGTTCCCTGGAAAATGAATTCCAGTAAGTTACTCATCaagtaaaatagtaaaaaccaaaaaggaaatACCAATATATGTTACCTCCATAGTTGGTGAAAAGGATAATGGCCCCAAAACTGCATCCAGAAAAGAAAGTGGGCAAAACATCAGCAAATGCAGTAATGAACTTCTGAAGCAGTTTTGAGCTTATTTTCTACAACTTGTTGGAAAGTAGTAAATTAAAGAGGTCCTCAATAGTTTCTCCAACAATAGGACCTCAAAGTCCACCACCCACTTATCAAACTTAAGTCCttaaaaatgaaagatatataatTTAAGTTGATTTTATTTGTCCAGAATCATTTTGGGAAAATAACCTAAAGGATCTAATCCAGGCAACCAAACGGAGCCTCTGTCCACTTTTTCGAGGGCACATATATAAAGTTACATGTATAGCAACATGGAAGGGTTCGAGTCCCCGTGGAGGCACTCAGGATTTAAGTGGGGGGCCGTGGTGATGGGTTGCTGCACTAGTTTCCCGTAGGTTTACATAGCATGGGTGGGTCCAATGTGGCCCTGCCATGGCGTGGTTCcaacatcaacaaaaaaaaaattaaaaaaaatcggaTTTTACATGCATAGGGAAGAGAGGAAGTCAATATATATATGACTTAGTATGCATGGAACAACTGCTATAGAGCAAGTGAAGTCTAATCTCATTCCTTTATTTgttatgttaattttttttttcccataatcTCTTTCATTTCCCATACAAGTCTAACTTCACTTCTTTATTCATATTACTTTCAATTCGTCTTTTTCCACCAACCGTTCAAGAAATCCTCTCCTCCATTTCCATGGAGAACTTTCCCCTCTCTCTTTGAATAGTACACCAACTTCCACCAACCTCAATTTTATCTCTTCCCATTTACGGCATAAAGTAAATACGGGTTTTGATGCATGAAAATGCCATGGCAGATGTTTGGGGAAATACTGCTTTCCCTGACCCCAATCTActttgcccctttttttttaacttcattCTTTTGTCGCCTGCTCTTTCTCTCTTATCTCTCTGtactcaaaaactcaaaaagaaaagaaaagcatcaAGGCAAGACGACAGCAACAATCACTTGTTCTAATCTTCCCACTCTCCGGTCTTCCTCCACCCGACACTCATCTGCTTTTTCTGTTCATCGTCAAATCTGTTATTTTTCTTCGGCAGAGAGAACACCCGAGTTACCTGGCCGAATCTGACCGGCCCGATTCATTCGGTTTCGATGGATATTCGGTTCGAAATCGGATGAGGTATTATCCGCCCAAAGCGATCACTTTGGGTGACAAGTGAGGtgcaaacccgacccgaccacgGCACAACCATAAAAAGTAGCATACAGGTATGGCTAGGGTACTTCCTTGAATGAATAATTTTATACTTCGAAGAAAGGCATTATGTATAACAATGAGAaaactgaataaaaaaaattagtcgaACGGCTTAATTGAATAGCATACATGCCAAAGACTAAGGTACATATAAGAACTCAATCTCATTACATAAAGAAACTAGTACGACGCATGATAAGCATGACAAAAAGCCTCATCCAGCTAACTTGtgctccctccgtctcaattcATTCGTCCATTATCCCATTTTGGGCCATTTTTCAATTGCCTATATCTtccaatctataatgtttttcatgcttttcaaaactttgtataatagaactaatcgaaaattatcaaacaaaatccattttgcatattttttgagatccatattaaaATATGTAAGCCATTGAAAGCTGACACAATCATCCgaaatgaaacaaataaaaagggacaaagggagtataaAAGAAAGTATTACTCTGACTGAGTACGACTTTGGTTTGTACTTGGCACCTTTGGGGTAAGGCAAAATTTAAGAGGGCAAATATGGGTACGTACTTCGTGTACCCGGTACGCATGCAGAAGTACCATGTCAAGTACCAGTACCCAATAAGTacccggtacgggtacggcaTGTTTTTGAAGTACCCGTCACCCATGCTTCATAGCTTACACCATACCTTGGACAGGCTTGGCAAAGCCCTTGGAGTTGGGGTCAATATCTCCAAACCAATCAGCCCAAACTGGAGCTAATATATGACATGATGAAACCAACACAAGTTACAAGCAAAAAAGctgttaaaaaaatagagtaaaaaACAGAGGCAGCAGACACATACCACAACTACTTGCTCCGATCTTTTTTATAAGTCAGCCAATATATCATAACTAACATTCTTATATAACACATTACTCGTAGCTAATATTTGCCTTTTCAGGGTCATTAAATGTGAAATAAGTCAAATAACCATAAAACTAAAGTTATGCAATGAGGCTTGAGACAAACCCCAAGCAAACAAGATGATGTCAAAGCAACCATCCAGAACTAGAAACACCTATACCTTAACAGCCTATCATGAAAGAAAGAGCAAACAGGTaggcataaagaaaaataagacaccTCAAGAAGATGGAACATTCTACTTC encodes:
- the LOC131310457 gene encoding uncharacterized protein LOC131310457 isoform X2; this encodes MEGTSAVQDSVGSTSSASDSSDYERMAKSHSSHRNLSSHRCFTMSKAIHPLSFPSETPPREVTNNTVASFPEFDASTLRRDTHRLSSASGSIDFTDCSEPLESDSVSRLCNQASTFKCGLCERFLSQRSPWSSRRIVKSGDMPVAGVLSCRHVFHAECLDQTIPKARKNDPPCPICMRLEEENFPDQRVYSKLRNNFPRHRHFGEDGPSRPWGCTQAGDCIEGALHAPSRNTMFSLTRNRVRKNLSSKGTSGKDYPGKLRKIGSCSSPQLIGRSLEIGPVGSSKNITDTSLK
- the LOC131310457 gene encoding uncharacterized protein LOC131310457 isoform X1, whose protein sequence is MIQLPYPCELGMPRVVLGPLSFSPTMEGTSAVQDSVGSTSSASDSSDYERMAKSHSSHRNLSSHRCFTMSKAIHPLSFPSETPPREVTNNTVASFPEFDASTLRRDTHRLSSASGSIDFTDCSEPLESDSVSRLCNQASTFKCGLCERFLSQRSPWSSRRIVKSGDMPVAGVLSCRHVFHAECLDQTIPKARKNDPPCPICMRLEEENFPDQRVYSKLRNNFPRHRHFGEDGPSRPWGCTQAGDCIEGALHAPSRNTMFSLTRNRVRKNLSSKGTSGKDYPGKLRKIGSCSSPQLIGRSLEIGPVGSSKNITDTSLK